GTTTGGTCTGCCAGCCGCCGAATTTCCCGAGCCACAACCGCAAAACCAGCCCCATACTCTCCCGCTTTCTCCGCTTCAATGGCAGCGTTGAGGGATAGTAAATTAGTCTGATCGGCTACTTTAGTAATAGTGGTGACAACGCTACTGATATTATTGGCTTTTTCATTCATAACCCCCAGTTTGGCAGAAATAGAACTAGTAGCATTGGCTAAGTGACGCATGGTACTTTCCATACGCATCAGGTCTTGTTGACCATGACTAGCAGAGTCAGCAGTAATTTGAGACAGCTGAGCGACTTGCTCCATAGTTTTAACTAATTGCCCAGAGGTATTGGCAATTTCTTGAGCTGTGGTTGTCACCTCGTTGGTGGAGGCTAATTGTTCGGTCATGGTTGCTTCTAATTGCTTACCAGAGGCAGCAATTTGGGTGGTGGAGCTAGTCATTTGGATACCAGACTGCTGCACCTTATAGATTAATGAATTGAGGTTTTCAGTCATGGTCTGCAAGGCACCAAGTACTTGTCCAATCTCATCTTGATCTTTAGAGGCTTCAATTGTCTGGGTTAAATCCCCAGCAGAGAGCCTTTCTGTTGCTCCTAGCAATCTAGTTATCTTGCTTCGTAGCGGCAAAGTAACCCATATACCCATAAGGATAGTCAGTATTATCGATAATGTAGTCCCAACCAAAACCACATTCATTAGCCAGCGCTGTTGTTCCTGGAATTGTCTGACCCCTTCCGTCATGAGAGCTTCTGCCCGTTGAATCATCTGCACCCTGTTCTTATCAACATTTTCAGCATTTATTGACTTAACTAAAACAGTTGCTTCGGGAATATTGGCTGAATCTACGAGTCTGAAAACCTCTTGAGATAGTTGATGTAATTTATCACCTTCTGCAATGTAATTCTCCAAAAGTTGTCGTTGTCTAGTGTCTTGAGTTTGCTCCTTGAGCCCTGAACTATATTGACGAAAATTTTGATAGCCCTCTTGATAGGATTGCTTATAACGTACCTCTGCAGGAGAAATAACATAGGCTCGGACACTGCGCACCATTTTCGTAAGCCCATGAGCGATTAGGTTGACTTCTATTGGACAGCCTCTCTGTCCTAGGGTTGAAGAAGTCGTCGCAATTTGAGATTCAAATTCAAACGTTCTCATCGCGCTTGAATAGACAATTGAACCTAATCCAATCAGACAAATAATGGGGATTGAAGCTCCTAATAAAATTCTGTGAGTAATTTGTGTAAACATCTCGGGATAGTCTGGAATTTATACTGGTTGACTTGGGACTGCTAAAAACCCAATTAGTCTAGTCCCTTTCTGGAAATTAGATGGATTATATCATATTAGGTTAATTGTCAATACTAAAAATTATATCAAGTCCGGTTAATCACTTCCAAACCCCAATAGTACCAGTATTTTTTGGTTACGGTAATCGGTAATAGTCAAATAAAAATTACCAATTTCCAATTAAAAACTCCCTATATGTAGCATTCCTTAAGCTATTTCATATTACTCAGGACTCAGGACTCAGCACTCAGATCAAGTCCGATTGAATACCCATCAGAAAGAAGATTGATGGGGAGATGGGGAGATGGGGAGATGGGGAGATGGGGGTAAGCATTCAGCCGTCAGCCGTCAGCCGTGAGCTTTTAGCTCACGCTACGCGAACAGCTTAAAATAAACCTAGAACGATAAAATTTAATAGTTCCAGATTAATCAGAACTGAAAGTCTGGGGAAAATTCCATGACTCGTGGCACAGGCTTCGAACCTGGGATGAATTAGCTGATAGCTGATAGCTGATAGCTGATAGCTGAATACTTACAGATGGGGAAATGGGGTGGTGGCGCAGATTTTTATTAAGGGTAATTATCCGGAGATGATATCAGCACTATTTTCAAGGACAGTATTTTTAACCTAGGATTTAGGATTGCTATGACGTAGCAAATCTACCTGTAGGGTTTCGCTCCGGAGCCTACTACTGAGCTTTTCTAAACTTGGAACACCGAAACTTCTGTTTGTAATCCTTGGGCAGTATCATCCAATCTTGCCAGAGCATGATTCGTATCTCTTAGAGAGTCAGCCGTTTGTTGTGATGCTTCGCTTAATTGCACCATCGCCTCGCTGATTTGTTGAGCACTTTTCGATTGGTCTTCCACACTTTGATTCACCATCTCAAACCGGGGGATCAGGCTCTGCACTTGCTCAATCACTTTAGCAATTTGTTCACTAATCTTGCCGACATTTTCTACACTAGTACTGACATCTTTGCTAAATTTATCCATTTCCATCACCCCAGTTGACACCGCCGCTTGCATCTCTTTTACCATGGTCTCAATTTCTAAGGTAGCTACTGCTGTTTGGTCAGCTAGCCGCCGAATTTCCCGAGCCACAACCGCAAAACCAGCCCCATACTCTCCCGCTTTCTCCGCTTCAATGGCAGCGTTGAGGGATAGTAAATTAGTCTGATCGGCTACTTTAGTAATAGTGGTGACAACGCTACTGATATTATTGGCTTTTTCATTCATAACCCCCAGTTTGGCAGAAATAGAACTAGTAGCATTGGCTAAGTGACGCATAGTACTTTCCATACGCATCAGGTCTTGTTGACCATGGCTAGCGCTATCAGCAGTAATTTGAGACAGCTGAGCGACTTGCTCCATAGTTTGAACTAATTGCCCAGAAGTATTGGCAATTTCTTGAGCTGTGGTTGTCACCTCGTTGGTGGAGGCTAATTGTTCGGTCATGGTTGCTTCTAATTGCTTACCAGAGGCAGCAATTTGAGTGGTGGAGCTAGTCATTTGGATCCCAGACTGTTGCACCTTATAGATCAATGAATTCAGGTTTTCAGTCATCTTTTTAAGAGATGCCAGTAATTGTCCAATCTCATCCGTTGAGGTAATTTCCACCTTGGTACTCAGATTACCAGCCGCAACTTCTTCTGCTATATCTACTGCTTTGTTTAAGGAATTAACGATATCGCGGGTGACAAAAATTCCAAAACCTAGAGTAGCCCCAATACTGAAAATGAAAGCAATCAGTACGATGTTAATTATACGTTGTTGGTCTTGTTTAGCAATATTAGCTGAGTTTTTAGATAATGTAATGGCTCGCCGCAAGAGACTCCTCATTTCTGCTTTCAGTTCTTCTGCGGACTTTTGCATCCGTTCTGCCGCCAATTCAGCTTGATCGGGTTGATTGCTAACAATTAACCTGAACGCTTGCTGAGATTGATCACCATAGCGATCATGCATTGTGTTATATGAATCTAATTCAGATTGAAAATCTGACCAGCCTTCTTTTTGCTCTTTACTTAACGCTTTTTGGATTTCACGTTTGACGATATTATCAACTTTTATAAGAGCGTCATGCACTAATCCATCCCGTCGGTTGAACTCCCCTCTCGCTTGAGTAAACGTGTTTCTGGCAGTGGCGCTTTCTGCATATCGGTAATTAAATCGAAAGGCCCGTTCAAAATTAACCCCCTGAGCAAGTTGACTTTCTTGCATTTCCGTCATGTGCTGGATTAGGGGGAGATCCTCTTCAGCTATCTTACCGATTTCATTCGCTAACTTTGACAGTCCTATCCAGCTAATTCCCCCCCCTAAAAGTATGATAAAACTAGAGAAGATTAGTAGACCTAGTAGTTTAGTTGCAATTTTCATTTAATTCCAGATAGCCCCCGTTGCTATTAACTCTTCAGGTTTTGTAGTCGTTGAATTCGCTGTCGGATTACTGTAGCTTTAGCCAGATCCCCACGATTTTCTTGAAGTAAAGCCAGATGAAAGAGTGCTTCGTAGTAATTCGGTTTCAGGTAAACCGCTTTCTGGAAGCATTGCTCAGCCTGCTCGTCATTGCCCAAGCCCTGATGGACTTCTCCGAGTAACACATAAGCCTCAGCACTAGTCAAATTTTGACTTAGGTAAGTTTGGCACAGTGTCGCTGCTTCCTCCAAACTTCCTTGATTGGCTAATCTCCTGGCTTTCTCAAGCAAGGATTCTTGTCCCTTTTCAAGCTCCCTTTGTAAGCAGGATTGTTTGATTGCTTTAGACTGTTGATTAACAAGGGCAGAGGGGGAAGATGATCTTGTTTGGTATTCCTGGTCTTGCTCCTGGTCATGGTTTTGCCCCTTGTGCTTTTCCTGTCTTGGATACAGAGAATGGATCAGCGTCATGGGGGACTGATGAGTTGGGAGTGACGATGAGGTTTCCCAATTTCTCCGCCGCTCCTGTTCTGAGTCCCTGGTCTGGCGTTCTCCAAGATGTTTCACCTTCTGATAGGCAAAAGCAAAGGGATAGCGAACTGACACAAATCGATTGATAGTTATCACTCCTGTTTCAGCAGACCCCACAAACAGCAAACCTTGAGGCATTAATAAACGATCTAAGAGTTCTATAGCACGGAACCGGGCAGATTTATCTAAATAAATCAATAAATTGCGGCAGAATATAATGTCATAGTTGTTCTGAACCAAACCCAAGGGGCCTAGGATGTTACCGTGCTTGAAATTAACGGTATTGCGCACCAACTGACATAATTCATAACCATCTGCTGTTTGCTTAAAATAGCGTTTTCGTTGCTGTAGCTGGTTGCCCCGAAAGGAATTCCTGCTGTAGAGAGCACGTCGAGCTTTCTGCAATGCTTCCTTGCTGATATCAATGGCATCGACCCGAAACTGATTAGGAGTCAAACCCGCATCCAGCAAGGTCATAGCAATGGAGTAAGGTTCTTCTCCAGTAGAACAGGGTATACTTAAGACGCGCAGGATCGGGTGGTTGGGATTGGGCAACCACTCAGATCTGACGTAACGACTCACAAACGCAAAGGGTTTTCTGTCCCGGAAAAACCAAGTCTCTAGGACAACGACCGTTTCAATCAGTGCTTCGAGTTCTTGAGGTGAGGTTTGAAGTTGCTGCAGATACGTTTGCTGATCCGGTAAGCCACAAGCCAATCGTCTGGTTTCTATCGCTCTAGCAATCTGCCTAGAACCAATAGTATTGCCATCCAAACCGATCTTCTTTCTCAGCAAAGCCTCGATAGTCGCCTGAATCATTACTATTAGTTATTAGTTGTTAGTTAATTGGTAGTTTTTGATTGTCTGCTCCAGGAACGTCTAGGATGGCCATTTTATTGCAAATTCCGGTAGTTATTGGCAAAAGCCGTAAGTGTATCCATCTTTTCGGTGTATTGCCGATATATCTTGAGGTTTGCAACTTTTGTATCCCTTGGTTCCTAGTGGAGTGAATCCAAAACTTCCTTTGGTTCTAGGGGTCACTTTGCCTATTCCCAGTTTTTGATGTTTAGCTATATCTCCAGTAGTCCAACCCTTGTTCGCGCAGCGTGGCCTACAGCCAATCGGCTTTAAAGGATTATGCCTGATGGGATAACCGTATTTATTGAGTGCCGCTTTTTGCCTGCCCCCCTGTCCCTTGCAGGTAACTAGAAGTGGTTGAGAAGTCCTCAATACCAAAGCCTCAATGTTCCCGACACAGGCCGCATCAATCCAATGCTGCTTAGGAAAACCTAGCTTCGTCCGATTGAACTTAGTTTGTGCCCCCGTCCCAGTAATTAAGGGCAAGACATTTTGAAGCACTTTCACTAATTTGTTCCGAGTTGTATTCACCGCCGCCGCATCCTGTAATGGCTGTTTGGCTTTGGTTTTGATCTTCTGAAGTAGACTGGGCTTCTTTTTCAAGAAATCCTCTATAGGTTTGTTTCCCTTCCGTTGATTACACTTTTCACAAGCCAAGCAAAGATTACTTACGCGTTCGCTTCCCCCTTTTGATTTCGGGTGAATGTGTTCAATCTGTAAGGGTACATTTTGCTTGCCACAATAAGTGCATTTCCTCCCCCATTTTTCGAGTAAATATTCTCTGACTTCGTAGCCAGCTAGTTCACCTTGCTGGTACTGAATGCCATTAATTTCAGGATTCTGCATTTTTTGAGTGTCAAACTTAACTCTTTCGACCCAAATCTCATTGACTGGGCAGAATTTAATCAACCGCTTCACCCAGGTTTGAGTGGTTAAGATCCTGTGTTCTAGGCTAGGTGGAATCCACCCTTCTGGACGTTTACGGTTAAGG
The sequence above is a segment of the Moorena sp. SIOASIH genome. Coding sequences within it:
- a CDS encoding methyl-accepting chemotaxis protein; protein product: MFTQITHRILLGASIPIICLIGLGSIVYSSAMRTFEFESQIATTSSTLGQRGCPIEVNLIAHGLTKMVRSVRAYVISPAEVRYKQSYQEGYQNFRQYSSGLKEQTQDTRQRQLLENYIAEGDKLHQLSQEVFRLVDSANIPEATVLVKSINAENVDKNRVQMIQRAEALMTEGVRQFQEQQRWLMNVVLVGTTLSIILTILMGIWVTLPLRSKITRLLGATERLSAGDLTQTIEASKDQDEIGQVLGALQTMTENLNSLIYKVQQSGIQMTSSTTQIAASGKQLEATMTEQLASTNEVTTTAQEIANTSGQLVKTMEQVAQLSQITADSASHGQQDLMRMESTMRHLANATSSISAKLGVMNEKANNISSVVTTITKVADQTNLLSLNAAIEAEKAGEYGAGFAVVAREIRRLADQTAVATLEIETMVKEMQVAVSTGVMEMDKFSKDVSNSVENVGNISEQIAKVIEQVQSLTPRFEMVNQSVEDQSKSAQQISEAMVQLSEASQQTADSLRDTNNALERLDNTAQGLQTEVSVFQV
- a CDS encoding methyl-accepting chemotaxis protein, giving the protein MKIATKLLGLLIFSSFIILLGGGISWIGLSKLANEIGKIAEEDLPLIQHMTEMQESQLAQGVNFERAFRFNYRYAESATARNTFTQARGEFNRRDGLVHDALIKVDNIVKREIQKALSKEQKEGWSDFQSELDSYNTMHDRYGDQSQQAFRLIVSNQPDQAELAAERMQKSAEELKAEMRSLLRRAITLSKNSANIAKQDQQRIINIVLIAFIFSIGATLGFGIFVTRDIVNSLNKAVDIAEEVAAGNLSTKVEITSTDEIGQLLASLKKMTENLNSLIYKVQQSGIQMTSSTTQIAASGKQLEATMTEQLASTNEVTTTAQEIANTSGQLVQTMEQVAQLSQITADSASHGQQDLMRMESTMRHLANATSSISAKLGVMNEKANNISSVVTTITKVADQTNLLSLNAAIEAEKAGEYGAGFAVVAREIRRLADQTAVATLEIETMVKEMQAAVSTGVMEMDKFSKDVSTSVENVGKISEQIAKVIEQVQSLIPRFEMVNQSVEDQSKSAQQISEAMVQLSEASQQTADSLRDTNHALARLDDTAQGLQTEVSVFQV
- a CDS encoding CheR family methyltransferase, which codes for MIQATIEALLRKKIGLDGNTIGSRQIARAIETRRLACGLPDQQTYLQQLQTSPQELEALIETVVVLETWFFRDRKPFAFVSRYVRSEWLPNPNHPILRVLSIPCSTGEEPYSIAMTLLDAGLTPNQFRVDAIDISKEALQKARRALYSRNSFRGNQLQQRKRYFKQTADGYELCQLVRNTVNFKHGNILGPLGLVQNNYDIIFCRNLLIYLDKSARFRAIELLDRLLMPQGLLFVGSAETGVITINRFVSVRYPFAFAYQKVKHLGERQTRDSEQERRRNWETSSSLPTHQSPMTLIHSLYPRQEKHKGQNHDQEQDQEYQTRSSSPSALVNQQSKAIKQSCLQRELEKGQESLLEKARRLANQGSLEEAATLCQTYLSQNLTSAEAYVLLGEVHQGLGNDEQAEQCFQKAVYLKPNYYEALFHLALLQENRGDLAKATVIRQRIQRLQNLKS
- the iscB gene encoding RNA-guided endonuclease IscB, producing MQNYVFVIDAKKQPINPIYPKKARRLLDKGKAAVFRMYPFTIILKTAIENPTISPCQIKIDPGSKVTGFALVQDGQVIWGMELEHRGGLIKKKLESRRAVRRGRRNRNTRYRKPRFLNRKRPEGWIPPSLEHRILTTQTWVKRLIKFCPVNEIWVERVKFDTQKMQNPEINGIQYQQGELAGYEVREYLLEKWGRKCTYCGKQNVPLQIEHIHPKSKGGSERVSNLCLACEKCNQRKGNKPIEDFLKKKPSLLQKIKTKAKQPLQDAAAVNTTRNKLVKVLQNVLPLITGTGAQTKFNRTKLGFPKQHWIDAACVGNIEALVLRTSQPLLVTCKGQGGRQKAALNKYGYPIRHNPLKPIGCRPRCANKGWTTGDIAKHQKLGIGKVTPRTKGSFGFTPLGTKGYKSCKPQDISAIHRKDGYTYGFCQ